The following coding sequences lie in one Oryza brachyantha chromosome 10, ObraRS2, whole genome shotgun sequence genomic window:
- the LOC102699627 gene encoding L-type lectin-domain containing receptor kinase SIT2-like, with the protein MHLKLESFVSFLALLVLFHVLVGLSHAAAAVAAGGGDQFMYEGFAGAWLDLDGMAVVEPDGKLMLTNVTSQMKGHAFHPAPLRFHAPANGTAAVRSFSTAFVFAIAADYVTVSGNGLAFFVAPSKNLSTASPSQFLGLFNSENNGNASNRIFAVELDTILNPEFRDINSNHVGVDVNGLVSVASKPAGYYADDDAGAFKNLTLFSGDAMQVWVDYDGRSTVVNVTLAPVEVPKPSKPLISVAVDLSPVVNGTAYVGLSSSTGPFHTRHYVLGWSFAMDGPAPPLNYANLPKLPRVSAKRRSKVLDVLAPVATPLLALAVVAGVSFLVWRRIRYAELREDWEVEFGPHRFAYKDLFVATSGFDGKRLLGVGGFGRVYRGVLPASGTEVAVKIVSHDAKQGMRQFVAEVVSIGRLRHRNVVPLLGYCRRRGELLLVYDYMPNGSLDRWLHDEGAPPLSWAQRLHAIRGVAAGLLYLHEDWEQVVVHRDVKASNVLLDGEMNARLGDFGLARLYDRGADPQTTRVVGTMGYLAPELAHTRRVTPATDVFAFGSFVLEAACGRRPIEHRSAAAAAAAAAYDDDGQFVLADWVLDRWHKGDIAAAADARLCGDYDPNEAALVLKLGLLCSHPVAAERPSMRQVVQFLDGDVALPEPEPTYRSFTTLAMMQNADGFDSCAVSYPSTSTSIDGAPSVLSGGR; encoded by the coding sequence atgcatctCAAGCTCGAATCCTTCGTCTCCTTCCTTGCGCTGTTGGTGCTTTTCCACGTTCTGGTTGGCCTCAGccatgcggcggcggcggtggctgccgGTGGTGGTGATCAGTTCATGTATGAGGGGTTCGCCGGCGCGTGGCTCGACCTCGACGGCATGGCCGTGGTCGAGCCGGACGGCAAGCTCATGCTGACCAACGTCACGTCCCAGATGAAGGGCCACGCGTTCCACCCGGCGCCGCTCCGCTTCCATGCGCCGGCGAACGGCACCGCCGCGGTGAGGTCGTTCTCGACAGCCTTCGTGTTCGCCATCGCGGCGGACTATGTCACGGTGAGCGGCAACGGGCTTGCCTTCTTCGTCGCGCCGAGCAAGAACCTGTCCACGGCGTCGCCGAGCCAGTTCTTGGGCCTCTTCAACAGCGAGAACAACGGCAACGCGAGCAACCGCATCTTCGCCGTCGAGCTCGACACCATCCTCAACCCGGAGTTCCGGGACATCAACAGCAACcacgtcggcgtcgacgtGAACGGCCTGGTGTCCGTCGCCTCCAAGCCCGCCGGCTActacgccgacgacgacgccggcgcgtTCAAGAACCTGACCCTCTTCAGCGGCGACGCCATGCAGGTCTGGGTGGACTACGACGGCCGCTCCACGGTGGTGAACGTGACGCTGGCGCCCGTCGAGGTGCCCAAGCCGAGTAAGCCCCTCATCTCCGTCGCCGTTGACCTCTCCCCGGTGGTGAACGGCACGGCGTACGTCGGGCTCTCTTCGTCGACGGGGCCCTTCCACACGCGCCATTACGTGCTCGGCTGGAGCTTTGCCATGGAcgggccagcgccgccgctcaaCTACGCGAATCTCCCCAAGCTGCCGCGCGTGAGCGCCAAGCGGCGGTCCAAGGTGCTCGACGTGCTCGCGCCGGTGGCCACGCCTCTCCTCGCGCTCGCGGTGGTAGCCGGCGTCTCCTTCCTCGTATGGCGGCGGATCCGGTACGCCGAGCTCCGGGAGGACTGGGAGGTGGAGTTCGGCCCGCACCGGTTTGCGTACAAGGACCTGTTCGTCGCCACCAGCGGCTTCGACGGCAAGCGGctgctcggcgtcggcggatTCGGCCGAGTGTACAGGGGCGTGCTCCCGGCGTCCGGGACGGAGGTCGCCGTGAAGATCGTGTCGCACGACGCGAAGCAGGGGATGAGGCAGTTCGTCGCGGAGGTCGTCAGCatcggccgcctccgccaccgcaacgTCGTGCCGCTGCTCGGCTActgccgccgtcgaggcgAGCTCCTGCTGGTCTACGACTACATGCCGAACGGCAGCCTCGACCGGTGGCTGCACGACGagggcgcgccgccgctcagctgGGCGCAGCGGCTGCACGCCATTCggggcgtcgccgccgggttGCTCTACCTCCACGAGGACTGGGAGCAGGTGGTCGTCCACCGCGACGTCAAGGCGAGCAACGTGCTCCTCGACGGCGAGATgaacgcgcggctcggagACTTCGGGCTGGCTAGGCTGTACGACCGCGGCGCCGACCCGCAGACGACGCGGGTGGTGGGCACCATGGGGTACCTCGCGCCGGAGCTCGCGCACACGCGGCGTGTCACGCCGGCGACCGACGTGTTCGCGTTTGGGTCGTTCGTCCTGGAGGCCGCATGCGGCCGGCGTCCCATCGAGCACcgctccgctgccgccgccgccgccgcagccgcctacgacgacgacggccagtTCGTGCTTGCGGACTGGGTGCTCGACCGGTGGCACAAGGGtgacatcgccgccgcggcggacgcGCGGCTGTGCGGCGACTACGACCCCAACGAGGCGGCGCTGGTGCTCAAGCTAGGACTCCTTTGCTCCCACCCCGTGGCCGCCGAGAGGCCGTCGATGCGGCAGGTGGTGCAGTtcctcgacggcgacgtggcgctgccggagccggagcccaCGTACCGGAGCTTCACCACGCTGGCCATGATGCAGAACGCCGACGGCTTCGACTCCTGCGCCGTGTCGTAtccgtcgacgtcgacgagcATCGACGGCGCGCCCTCCGTCCTCTCCGGAGGAAGGTGA